A section of the Meles meles chromosome 8, mMelMel3.1 paternal haplotype, whole genome shotgun sequence genome encodes:
- the DGKZ gene encoding diacylglycerol kinase zeta isoform X17, translated as MSVLGAGHSTGGGCDEATALGPAEALGTEEGEKPGALRQMWRYRSWDVPQIPAEAPRTQKAITKSGLQHLAPPPPTPGAPCGEPERQIRSTVDWSESATYGEHIWFETNVSGDFCYVGEQYCVAKMLQKSVSRRKCAACKIVVHTPCIEQLEKINFRCKPSFRESGSRNIREPTFVRHHWVHRRRQDGKCRHCGKGFQQKFTFHSKEIVAISCSWCKQAYHSKVSCFMLQQIEEPCSLGVHAAVVIPPTWILRARRPQNTLKASKKKKRASFKRKSSKKGPEEGRWRPFIIRPTPSPLMKPLLVFVNPKSGGNQGAKIIQSFLWYLNPRQVFDLSQGGPKEALEMYRKVHNLRILACGGDGTVGWILSTLDQLRLKPPPPVAILPLGTGNDLARTLNWGGGYTDEPVSKILSHVEEGNVVQLDRWDLRAEPNPDAGPEERDEGATDRLPLDVFNNYFSLGFDAHVTLEFHESREANPEKFNSRFRNKMFYAGTAFSDFLMGSSKDLAKHIRVVCDGTDLTPKIHDLKPQCIVFLNIPRYCAGTMPWGHPGEHHEFEPQRHDDGYLEVIGFTMTSLAALQVGGHGERLTQCREVVLTTSKAIPVQVDGEPCKLAASRIRIALRNQATMVQKAKRRSAAPLHSDQQPVPEQLRVQVSRVSMHDYEALHYDKEQLKEASVPLGTVVVPGDSDLELCRAHIERLQQEPEGAGAKSPTCQKLSPKWCFLDATTASRFYRIDRAQEHLNYVTEIAQDEIYILDPELLGASARPDLPTPTSPLPTSPCSPTLRSLPRDTAPPKGEELIEAAKRNNFCKLQELHRAGGDLMHRDEQSRTLLHHAVSTGSKDVVRYLLDHAPPEILDAVEENGETCLHQAAALGQRTICHYIVEAGASLMKTDQQGDTPRQRAEKAQDTELAAYLENRQHYQMVQREDQETAV; from the exons GAAAGCCATCACCAAGTCAGGCCTCCAGCACCTGgcaccccctcctcccactcccggAGCCCCGTGCGGCGAGCCGGAGCGGCAGATTCGAAGCACTGTGGACTGGAGC GAGTCCGCAACGTATGGGGAACACATCTGGTTCGAGACCAACGTGTCGGGGGACTTCTGCTATGTTGGGGAACAGTACTGTGTAGCTAAGATGCTG CAGAAATCAGTATCCCGGAGAAAGTGTGCAGCCTGCAAGATCGTGGTGCACACCCCCTGCATCGAACAGCTGGAGAAG ATAAATTTCCGCTGTAAGCCGTCTTTCCGTGAATCAGGCTCCAGGAACATCCGTGAG CCGACCTTTGTGCGGCACCACTGGGTACACCGGCGACGCCAGGATGGCAAGTGTCGGCACTGCGGGAAG GGCTTCCAGCAGAAGTTTACCTTCCATAGCAAGGAGATTGTGGCCATCAGTTGCTCCTGGTGCAAGCAGGCC TACCACAGCAAGGTGTCCTGCTTCATGCTGCAACAGATAGAGGAGCCGTGCTCCCTGGGCGTGCACGCTGCTGTGGTCATCCCGCCCACCTGGATCCTCCGCGCCCGCAGGCCGCAG aaTACCCTCAAGGcaagcaagaagaaaaagagagcgTCCTTCAAGAGGAAATCTAGCAAGAAAGGGCCAGAG GAGGGCCGCTGGAGACCCTTCATCATCaggcccaccccctcccccctcatgaAGCCCCTGCTGGTGTTTGTGAACCCCAAGAGTGGGGGCAACCAG GGCGCTAAGATCATCCAGTCCTTCCTGTGGTATCTCAACCCCCGACAAGTGTTTGACCTGAGCCAGGGAGGGCCCAAGGAGGC GCTGGAGATGTACCGCAAAGTGCACAACCTGCGGATCCTGGCGTGTGGAGGCGATGGCACG gTCGGCTGGATCCTCTCCACTCTGGACCAGCTGCGCTTAAAGCCCCCGCCGCCTGTTGCCATTCTGCCCCTGGGCACTGGCAATGACTTGGCCCGTACCCTCAACTGGGGTGGG GGCTACACGGATGAGCCCGTGTCCAAGATCCTCTCCCACGTGGAGGAGGGAAACGTGGTGCAGCTAGACCGCTGGGACCTCCGTGCTGAGCCCAACCCCGATGCAGGGCCAGAAGAGCGTGATGAGGGCGCCACTGACCGG CTGCCCCTGGATGTCTTCAACAATTACTTCAGCCTGGGCTTTGATGCCCACGTCACCCTGGAGTTTCATGAGTCTCGAG AGGCCAACCCAGAGAAATTCAACAGCCGCTTTCGGAACAAGATGTTCTATGCCGGG ACAGCCTTCTCTGACTTCCTGATGGGCAGCTCTAAGGACTTGGCCAAGCACATCCGAGTGGTG TGTGACGGGACTGACCTGACCCCCAAGATTCACGACCTAAAACCCCAGTGCATTGTTTTCCTGAACATCCCCAG GTACTGCGCAGGCACCATGCCCTGGGGCCACCCTGGGGAGCACCACGAATTTGAGCCCCAGCGGCACGACGATGGCTACCTCGAGGTCATTGGCTTTACCATGACGTCCCTG GCGGCGCTGCAGGTGGGCGGGCACGGCGAACGGCTGACACAGTGCCGAGAGGTGGTGCTCACCACGTCCAAGGCCATCCCGGTGCAGGTGGACGGTGAGCCCTGCAAACTCGCAGCCTCACGCATTCGCATCGCTCTGCGTAACCAGGCCACCATGGTGCAGAAGGCCAAGCGGCGGAGTGCCGCCCCCCTGCACAGCGA CCAGCAGCCCGTGCCCGAGCAGCTGCGGGTCCAGGTGAGCAGAGTCAGCATGCATGACTACGAGGCCCTGCATTACGACAAGGAACAGCTCAAGGAGGCCT CCGTGCCGCTGGGCACTGTGGTGGTCCCTGGAGACAGCGACCTGGAGCTCTGCCGTGCCCACATCGAGAGACTCCAGCAG GAGCCCGAAGGTGCTGGAGCCAAGTCCCCTACCTGCCAGAAACTGTCCCCCAAGTGGTGCTTCCTAGACG CCACCACTGCCAGCCGCTTCTACAGGATTGACCGGGCCCAG GAACACCTCAACTATGTGACGGAGATTGCACAGGACGAGATTTATATCTTGGACCCTGAGCTGCTGGGGGCATCGGCCCGGCCtgacctcccaacccccacttcccccctccccacctccccctgctcacccACACTCCG GTCACTGCCACGGGATACGGCGCCCCCTAAAG GTGAGGAGCTGATTGAGGCTGCCAAGAGGAACAACTTCTGTAAG CTCCAGGAGCTGCACCGAGCTGGGGGTGACCTTATGCACCGGGACGAGCAGAGCCGAACGCTCCTGCATCATGCCGTCAGCACGGGCAGCAAGGATGTGGTCCGCTACCTGCTGGACCATG cacccCCAGAGATCCTTGACGCTGTGGAGGAGAA CGGGGAGACCTGTCTGCACCAGGCGGCAGCCCTGGGCCAGCGCACCATCTGCCACTACATCGTGGAGGCGGGGGCCTCACTCATGAAGACGGACCAGCAG GGCGACACTCCCCGGCAGCGGGCGGAGAAGGCCCAGGACACGGAGCTGGCCGCCTACCTGGAGAACCGGCAGCACTACCAGATGGTCCAGCGGGAGGACCAGGAGACGGCTGTGTAG
- the DGKZ gene encoding diacylglycerol kinase zeta isoform X12 → MEPRDGSPEARSSDSESASASSSGSERDAGPEPDKAPRRLNKRRFPGLRLFGHRKAITKSGLQHLAPPPPTPGAPCGEPERQIRSTVDWSESATYGEHIWFETNVSGDFCYVGEQYCVAKMLQKSVSRRKCAACKIVVHTPCIEQLEKINFRCKPSFRESGSRNIREPTFVRHHWVHRRRQDGKCRHCGKGFQQKFTFHSKEIVAISCSWCKQAYHSKVSCFMLQQIEEPCSLGVHAAVVIPPTWILRARRPQNTLKASKKKKRASFKRKSSKKGPEEGRWRPFIIRPTPSPLMKPLLVFVNPKSGGNQGAKIIQSFLWYLNPRQVFDLSQGGPKEALEMYRKVHNLRILACGGDGTVGWILSTLDQLRLKPPPPVAILPLGTGNDLARTLNWGGGYTDEPVSKILSHVEEGNVVQLDRWDLRAEPNPDAGPEERDEGATDRLPLDVFNNYFSLGFDAHVTLEFHESREANPEKFNSRFRNKMFYAGTAFSDFLMGSSKDLAKHIRVVCDGTDLTPKIHDLKPQCIVFLNIPRYCAGTMPWGHPGEHHEFEPQRHDDGYLEVIGFTMTSLAALQVGGHGERLTQCREVVLTTSKAIPVQVDGEPCKLAASRIRIALRNQATMVQKAKRRSAAPLHSDQQPVPEQLRVQVSRVSMHDYEALHYDKEQLKEASVPLGTVVVPGDSDLELCRAHIERLQQEPEGAGAKSPTCQKLSPKWCFLDATTASRFYRIDRAQEHLNYVTEIAQDEIYILDPELLGASARPDLPTPTSPLPTSPCSPTLRSLPRDTAPPKGEELIEAAKRNNFCKLQELHRAGGDLMHRDEQSRTLLHHAVSTGSKDVVRYLLDHAPPEILDAVEEKRTRPRGQDGGPQPARFHSGETCLHQAAALGQRTICHYIVEAGASLMKTDQQGDTPRQRAEKAQDTELAAYLENRQHYQMVQREDQETAV, encoded by the exons GAAAGCCATCACCAAGTCAGGCCTCCAGCACCTGgcaccccctcctcccactcccggAGCCCCGTGCGGCGAGCCGGAGCGGCAGATTCGAAGCACTGTGGACTGGAGC GAGTCCGCAACGTATGGGGAACACATCTGGTTCGAGACCAACGTGTCGGGGGACTTCTGCTATGTTGGGGAACAGTACTGTGTAGCTAAGATGCTG CAGAAATCAGTATCCCGGAGAAAGTGTGCAGCCTGCAAGATCGTGGTGCACACCCCCTGCATCGAACAGCTGGAGAAG ATAAATTTCCGCTGTAAGCCGTCTTTCCGTGAATCAGGCTCCAGGAACATCCGTGAG CCGACCTTTGTGCGGCACCACTGGGTACACCGGCGACGCCAGGATGGCAAGTGTCGGCACTGCGGGAAG GGCTTCCAGCAGAAGTTTACCTTCCATAGCAAGGAGATTGTGGCCATCAGTTGCTCCTGGTGCAAGCAGGCC TACCACAGCAAGGTGTCCTGCTTCATGCTGCAACAGATAGAGGAGCCGTGCTCCCTGGGCGTGCACGCTGCTGTGGTCATCCCGCCCACCTGGATCCTCCGCGCCCGCAGGCCGCAG aaTACCCTCAAGGcaagcaagaagaaaaagagagcgTCCTTCAAGAGGAAATCTAGCAAGAAAGGGCCAGAG GAGGGCCGCTGGAGACCCTTCATCATCaggcccaccccctcccccctcatgaAGCCCCTGCTGGTGTTTGTGAACCCCAAGAGTGGGGGCAACCAG GGCGCTAAGATCATCCAGTCCTTCCTGTGGTATCTCAACCCCCGACAAGTGTTTGACCTGAGCCAGGGAGGGCCCAAGGAGGC GCTGGAGATGTACCGCAAAGTGCACAACCTGCGGATCCTGGCGTGTGGAGGCGATGGCACG gTCGGCTGGATCCTCTCCACTCTGGACCAGCTGCGCTTAAAGCCCCCGCCGCCTGTTGCCATTCTGCCCCTGGGCACTGGCAATGACTTGGCCCGTACCCTCAACTGGGGTGGG GGCTACACGGATGAGCCCGTGTCCAAGATCCTCTCCCACGTGGAGGAGGGAAACGTGGTGCAGCTAGACCGCTGGGACCTCCGTGCTGAGCCCAACCCCGATGCAGGGCCAGAAGAGCGTGATGAGGGCGCCACTGACCGG CTGCCCCTGGATGTCTTCAACAATTACTTCAGCCTGGGCTTTGATGCCCACGTCACCCTGGAGTTTCATGAGTCTCGAG AGGCCAACCCAGAGAAATTCAACAGCCGCTTTCGGAACAAGATGTTCTATGCCGGG ACAGCCTTCTCTGACTTCCTGATGGGCAGCTCTAAGGACTTGGCCAAGCACATCCGAGTGGTG TGTGACGGGACTGACCTGACCCCCAAGATTCACGACCTAAAACCCCAGTGCATTGTTTTCCTGAACATCCCCAG GTACTGCGCAGGCACCATGCCCTGGGGCCACCCTGGGGAGCACCACGAATTTGAGCCCCAGCGGCACGACGATGGCTACCTCGAGGTCATTGGCTTTACCATGACGTCCCTG GCGGCGCTGCAGGTGGGCGGGCACGGCGAACGGCTGACACAGTGCCGAGAGGTGGTGCTCACCACGTCCAAGGCCATCCCGGTGCAGGTGGACGGTGAGCCCTGCAAACTCGCAGCCTCACGCATTCGCATCGCTCTGCGTAACCAGGCCACCATGGTGCAGAAGGCCAAGCGGCGGAGTGCCGCCCCCCTGCACAGCGA CCAGCAGCCCGTGCCCGAGCAGCTGCGGGTCCAGGTGAGCAGAGTCAGCATGCATGACTACGAGGCCCTGCATTACGACAAGGAACAGCTCAAGGAGGCCT CCGTGCCGCTGGGCACTGTGGTGGTCCCTGGAGACAGCGACCTGGAGCTCTGCCGTGCCCACATCGAGAGACTCCAGCAG GAGCCCGAAGGTGCTGGAGCCAAGTCCCCTACCTGCCAGAAACTGTCCCCCAAGTGGTGCTTCCTAGACG CCACCACTGCCAGCCGCTTCTACAGGATTGACCGGGCCCAG GAACACCTCAACTATGTGACGGAGATTGCACAGGACGAGATTTATATCTTGGACCCTGAGCTGCTGGGGGCATCGGCCCGGCCtgacctcccaacccccacttcccccctccccacctccccctgctcacccACACTCCG GTCACTGCCACGGGATACGGCGCCCCCTAAAG GTGAGGAGCTGATTGAGGCTGCCAAGAGGAACAACTTCTGTAAG CTCCAGGAGCTGCACCGAGCTGGGGGTGACCTTATGCACCGGGACGAGCAGAGCCGAACGCTCCTGCATCATGCCGTCAGCACGGGCAGCAAGGATGTGGTCCGCTACCTGCTGGACCATG cacccCCAGAGATCCTTGACGCTGTGGAGGAGAA GCGGACAAGACCCCGAGGACAGGACGGGGGTCCACAGCCAGCCCGTTTCCACAGCGGGGAGACCTGTCTGCACCAGGCGGCAGCCCTGGGCCAGCGCACCATCTGCCACTACATCGTGGAGGCGGGGGCCTCACTCATGAAGACGGACCAGCAG GGCGACACTCCCCGGCAGCGGGCGGAGAAGGCCCAGGACACGGAGCTGGCCGCCTACCTGGAGAACCGGCAGCACTACCAGATGGTCCAGCGGGAGGACCAGGAGACGGCTGTGTAG
- the DGKZ gene encoding diacylglycerol kinase zeta isoform X8 has translation MAEGPGGAGPRGDGAGGGRAAEEEVVRRRCRLGEEAEVSQLWPEGPRGMAAMAPVEERFRQLHLRKQVSYRKAITKSGLQHLAPPPPTPGAPCGEPERQIRSTVDWSESATYGEHIWFETNVSGDFCYVGEQYCVAKMLQKSVSRRKCAACKIVVHTPCIEQLEKINFRCKPSFRESGSRNIREPTFVRHHWVHRRRQDGKCRHCGKGFQQKFTFHSKEIVAISCSWCKQAYHSKVSCFMLQQIEEPCSLGVHAAVVIPPTWILRARRPQNTLKASKKKKRASFKRKSSKKGPEEGRWRPFIIRPTPSPLMKPLLVFVNPKSGGNQGAKIIQSFLWYLNPRQVFDLSQGGPKEALEMYRKVHNLRILACGGDGTVGWILSTLDQLRLKPPPPVAILPLGTGNDLARTLNWGGGYTDEPVSKILSHVEEGNVVQLDRWDLRAEPNPDAGPEERDEGATDRLPLDVFNNYFSLGFDAHVTLEFHESREANPEKFNSRFRNKMFYAGTAFSDFLMGSSKDLAKHIRVVCDGTDLTPKIHDLKPQCIVFLNIPRYCAGTMPWGHPGEHHEFEPQRHDDGYLEVIGFTMTSLAALQVGGHGERLTQCREVVLTTSKAIPVQVDGEPCKLAASRIRIALRNQATMVQKAKRRSAAPLHSDQQPVPEQLRVQVSRVSMHDYEALHYDKEQLKEASVPLGTVVVPGDSDLELCRAHIERLQQQEPEGAGAKSPTCQKLSPKWCFLDATTASRFYRIDRAQEHLNYVTEIAQDEIYILDPELLGASARPDLPTPTSPLPTSPCSPTLRSLPRDTAPPKGEELIEAAKRNNFCKESGPEEPQPCSIPCPQLQELHRAGGDLMHRDEQSRTLLHHAVSTGSKDVVRYLLDHAPPEILDAVEEKRTRPRGQDGGPQPARFHSGETCLHQAAALGQRTICHYIVEAGASLMKTDQQGDTPRQRAEKAQDTELAAYLENRQHYQMVQREDQETAV, from the exons GAAAGCCATCACCAAGTCAGGCCTCCAGCACCTGgcaccccctcctcccactcccggAGCCCCGTGCGGCGAGCCGGAGCGGCAGATTCGAAGCACTGTGGACTGGAGC GAGTCCGCAACGTATGGGGAACACATCTGGTTCGAGACCAACGTGTCGGGGGACTTCTGCTATGTTGGGGAACAGTACTGTGTAGCTAAGATGCTG CAGAAATCAGTATCCCGGAGAAAGTGTGCAGCCTGCAAGATCGTGGTGCACACCCCCTGCATCGAACAGCTGGAGAAG ATAAATTTCCGCTGTAAGCCGTCTTTCCGTGAATCAGGCTCCAGGAACATCCGTGAG CCGACCTTTGTGCGGCACCACTGGGTACACCGGCGACGCCAGGATGGCAAGTGTCGGCACTGCGGGAAG GGCTTCCAGCAGAAGTTTACCTTCCATAGCAAGGAGATTGTGGCCATCAGTTGCTCCTGGTGCAAGCAGGCC TACCACAGCAAGGTGTCCTGCTTCATGCTGCAACAGATAGAGGAGCCGTGCTCCCTGGGCGTGCACGCTGCTGTGGTCATCCCGCCCACCTGGATCCTCCGCGCCCGCAGGCCGCAG aaTACCCTCAAGGcaagcaagaagaaaaagagagcgTCCTTCAAGAGGAAATCTAGCAAGAAAGGGCCAGAG GAGGGCCGCTGGAGACCCTTCATCATCaggcccaccccctcccccctcatgaAGCCCCTGCTGGTGTTTGTGAACCCCAAGAGTGGGGGCAACCAG GGCGCTAAGATCATCCAGTCCTTCCTGTGGTATCTCAACCCCCGACAAGTGTTTGACCTGAGCCAGGGAGGGCCCAAGGAGGC GCTGGAGATGTACCGCAAAGTGCACAACCTGCGGATCCTGGCGTGTGGAGGCGATGGCACG gTCGGCTGGATCCTCTCCACTCTGGACCAGCTGCGCTTAAAGCCCCCGCCGCCTGTTGCCATTCTGCCCCTGGGCACTGGCAATGACTTGGCCCGTACCCTCAACTGGGGTGGG GGCTACACGGATGAGCCCGTGTCCAAGATCCTCTCCCACGTGGAGGAGGGAAACGTGGTGCAGCTAGACCGCTGGGACCTCCGTGCTGAGCCCAACCCCGATGCAGGGCCAGAAGAGCGTGATGAGGGCGCCACTGACCGG CTGCCCCTGGATGTCTTCAACAATTACTTCAGCCTGGGCTTTGATGCCCACGTCACCCTGGAGTTTCATGAGTCTCGAG AGGCCAACCCAGAGAAATTCAACAGCCGCTTTCGGAACAAGATGTTCTATGCCGGG ACAGCCTTCTCTGACTTCCTGATGGGCAGCTCTAAGGACTTGGCCAAGCACATCCGAGTGGTG TGTGACGGGACTGACCTGACCCCCAAGATTCACGACCTAAAACCCCAGTGCATTGTTTTCCTGAACATCCCCAG GTACTGCGCAGGCACCATGCCCTGGGGCCACCCTGGGGAGCACCACGAATTTGAGCCCCAGCGGCACGACGATGGCTACCTCGAGGTCATTGGCTTTACCATGACGTCCCTG GCGGCGCTGCAGGTGGGCGGGCACGGCGAACGGCTGACACAGTGCCGAGAGGTGGTGCTCACCACGTCCAAGGCCATCCCGGTGCAGGTGGACGGTGAGCCCTGCAAACTCGCAGCCTCACGCATTCGCATCGCTCTGCGTAACCAGGCCACCATGGTGCAGAAGGCCAAGCGGCGGAGTGCCGCCCCCCTGCACAGCGA CCAGCAGCCCGTGCCCGAGCAGCTGCGGGTCCAGGTGAGCAGAGTCAGCATGCATGACTACGAGGCCCTGCATTACGACAAGGAACAGCTCAAGGAGGCCT CCGTGCCGCTGGGCACTGTGGTGGTCCCTGGAGACAGCGACCTGGAGCTCTGCCGTGCCCACATCGAGAGACTCCAGCAG CAGGAGCCCGAAGGTGCTGGAGCCAAGTCCCCTACCTGCCAGAAACTGTCCCCCAAGTGGTGCTTCCTAGACG CCACCACTGCCAGCCGCTTCTACAGGATTGACCGGGCCCAG GAACACCTCAACTATGTGACGGAGATTGCACAGGACGAGATTTATATCTTGGACCCTGAGCTGCTGGGGGCATCGGCCCGGCCtgacctcccaacccccacttcccccctccccacctccccctgctcacccACACTCCG GTCACTGCCACGGGATACGGCGCCCCCTAAAG GTGAGGAGCTGATTGAGGCTGCCAAGAGGAACAACTTCTGTAAG GAAAGTGGCCCTGAGGAGCCCCAGCCCTGCTCTATCCCCTGCCCTCAGCTCCAGGAGCTGCACCGAGCTGGGGGTGACCTTATGCACCGGGACGAGCAGAGCCGAACGCTCCTGCATCATGCCGTCAGCACGGGCAGCAAGGATGTGGTCCGCTACCTGCTGGACCATG cacccCCAGAGATCCTTGACGCTGTGGAGGAGAA GCGGACAAGACCCCGAGGACAGGACGGGGGTCCACAGCCAGCCCGTTTCCACAGCGGGGAGACCTGTCTGCACCAGGCGGCAGCCCTGGGCCAGCGCACCATCTGCCACTACATCGTGGAGGCGGGGGCCTCACTCATGAAGACGGACCAGCAG GGCGACACTCCCCGGCAGCGGGCGGAGAAGGCCCAGGACACGGAGCTGGCCGCCTACCTGGAGAACCGGCAGCACTACCAGATGGTCCAGCGGGAGGACCAGGAGACGGCTGTGTAG
- the DGKZ gene encoding diacylglycerol kinase zeta isoform X16: MELPGASGPSLRFLQQKSVSRRKCAACKIVVHTPCIEQLEKINFRCKPSFRESGSRNIREPTFVRHHWVHRRRQDGKCRHCGKGFQQKFTFHSKEIVAISCSWCKQAYHSKVSCFMLQQIEEPCSLGVHAAVVIPPTWILRARRPQNTLKASKKKKRASFKRKSSKKGPEEGRWRPFIIRPTPSPLMKPLLVFVNPKSGGNQGAKIIQSFLWYLNPRQVFDLSQGGPKEALEMYRKVHNLRILACGGDGTVGWILSTLDQLRLKPPPPVAILPLGTGNDLARTLNWGGGYTDEPVSKILSHVEEGNVVQLDRWDLRAEPNPDAGPEERDEGATDRLPLDVFNNYFSLGFDAHVTLEFHESREANPEKFNSRFRNKMFYAGTAFSDFLMGSSKDLAKHIRVVCDGTDLTPKIHDLKPQCIVFLNIPRYCAGTMPWGHPGEHHEFEPQRHDDGYLEVIGFTMTSLAALQVGGHGERLTQCREVVLTTSKAIPVQVDGEPCKLAASRIRIALRNQATMVQKAKRRSAAPLHSDQQPVPEQLRVQVSRVSMHDYEALHYDKEQLKEASVPLGTVVVPGDSDLELCRAHIERLQQQEPEGAGAKSPTCQKLSPKWCFLDATTASRFYRIDRAQEHLNYVTEIAQDEIYILDPELLGASARPDLPTPTSPLPTSPCSPTLRSLPRDTAPPKGEELIEAAKRNNFCKESGPEEPQPCSIPCPQLQELHRAGGDLMHRDEQSRTLLHHAVSTGSKDVVRYLLDHAPPEILDAVEEKRTRPRGQDGGPQPARFHSGETCLHQAAALGQRTICHYIVEAGASLMKTDQQGDTPRQRAEKAQDTELAAYLENRQHYQMVQREDQETAV; encoded by the exons ATGGAGTTACCTGGTGCCTCAGGGCCCTCTCTTCGTTTTCTGCAGCAGAAATCAGTATCCCGGAGAAAGTGTGCAGCCTGCAAGATCGTGGTGCACACCCCCTGCATCGAACAGCTGGAGAAG ATAAATTTCCGCTGTAAGCCGTCTTTCCGTGAATCAGGCTCCAGGAACATCCGTGAG CCGACCTTTGTGCGGCACCACTGGGTACACCGGCGACGCCAGGATGGCAAGTGTCGGCACTGCGGGAAG GGCTTCCAGCAGAAGTTTACCTTCCATAGCAAGGAGATTGTGGCCATCAGTTGCTCCTGGTGCAAGCAGGCC TACCACAGCAAGGTGTCCTGCTTCATGCTGCAACAGATAGAGGAGCCGTGCTCCCTGGGCGTGCACGCTGCTGTGGTCATCCCGCCCACCTGGATCCTCCGCGCCCGCAGGCCGCAG aaTACCCTCAAGGcaagcaagaagaaaaagagagcgTCCTTCAAGAGGAAATCTAGCAAGAAAGGGCCAGAG GAGGGCCGCTGGAGACCCTTCATCATCaggcccaccccctcccccctcatgaAGCCCCTGCTGGTGTTTGTGAACCCCAAGAGTGGGGGCAACCAG GGCGCTAAGATCATCCAGTCCTTCCTGTGGTATCTCAACCCCCGACAAGTGTTTGACCTGAGCCAGGGAGGGCCCAAGGAGGC GCTGGAGATGTACCGCAAAGTGCACAACCTGCGGATCCTGGCGTGTGGAGGCGATGGCACG gTCGGCTGGATCCTCTCCACTCTGGACCAGCTGCGCTTAAAGCCCCCGCCGCCTGTTGCCATTCTGCCCCTGGGCACTGGCAATGACTTGGCCCGTACCCTCAACTGGGGTGGG GGCTACACGGATGAGCCCGTGTCCAAGATCCTCTCCCACGTGGAGGAGGGAAACGTGGTGCAGCTAGACCGCTGGGACCTCCGTGCTGAGCCCAACCCCGATGCAGGGCCAGAAGAGCGTGATGAGGGCGCCACTGACCGG CTGCCCCTGGATGTCTTCAACAATTACTTCAGCCTGGGCTTTGATGCCCACGTCACCCTGGAGTTTCATGAGTCTCGAG AGGCCAACCCAGAGAAATTCAACAGCCGCTTTCGGAACAAGATGTTCTATGCCGGG ACAGCCTTCTCTGACTTCCTGATGGGCAGCTCTAAGGACTTGGCCAAGCACATCCGAGTGGTG TGTGACGGGACTGACCTGACCCCCAAGATTCACGACCTAAAACCCCAGTGCATTGTTTTCCTGAACATCCCCAG GTACTGCGCAGGCACCATGCCCTGGGGCCACCCTGGGGAGCACCACGAATTTGAGCCCCAGCGGCACGACGATGGCTACCTCGAGGTCATTGGCTTTACCATGACGTCCCTG GCGGCGCTGCAGGTGGGCGGGCACGGCGAACGGCTGACACAGTGCCGAGAGGTGGTGCTCACCACGTCCAAGGCCATCCCGGTGCAGGTGGACGGTGAGCCCTGCAAACTCGCAGCCTCACGCATTCGCATCGCTCTGCGTAACCAGGCCACCATGGTGCAGAAGGCCAAGCGGCGGAGTGCCGCCCCCCTGCACAGCGA CCAGCAGCCCGTGCCCGAGCAGCTGCGGGTCCAGGTGAGCAGAGTCAGCATGCATGACTACGAGGCCCTGCATTACGACAAGGAACAGCTCAAGGAGGCCT CCGTGCCGCTGGGCACTGTGGTGGTCCCTGGAGACAGCGACCTGGAGCTCTGCCGTGCCCACATCGAGAGACTCCAGCAG CAGGAGCCCGAAGGTGCTGGAGCCAAGTCCCCTACCTGCCAGAAACTGTCCCCCAAGTGGTGCTTCCTAGACG CCACCACTGCCAGCCGCTTCTACAGGATTGACCGGGCCCAG GAACACCTCAACTATGTGACGGAGATTGCACAGGACGAGATTTATATCTTGGACCCTGAGCTGCTGGGGGCATCGGCCCGGCCtgacctcccaacccccacttcccccctccccacctccccctgctcacccACACTCCG GTCACTGCCACGGGATACGGCGCCCCCTAAAG GTGAGGAGCTGATTGAGGCTGCCAAGAGGAACAACTTCTGTAAG GAAAGTGGCCCTGAGGAGCCCCAGCCCTGCTCTATCCCCTGCCCTCAGCTCCAGGAGCTGCACCGAGCTGGGGGTGACCTTATGCACCGGGACGAGCAGAGCCGAACGCTCCTGCATCATGCCGTCAGCACGGGCAGCAAGGATGTGGTCCGCTACCTGCTGGACCATG cacccCCAGAGATCCTTGACGCTGTGGAGGAGAA GCGGACAAGACCCCGAGGACAGGACGGGGGTCCACAGCCAGCCCGTTTCCACAGCGGGGAGACCTGTCTGCACCAGGCGGCAGCCCTGGGCCAGCGCACCATCTGCCACTACATCGTGGAGGCGGGGGCCTCACTCATGAAGACGGACCAGCAG GGCGACACTCCCCGGCAGCGGGCGGAGAAGGCCCAGGACACGGAGCTGGCCGCCTACCTGGAGAACCGGCAGCACTACCAGATGGTCCAGCGGGAGGACCAGGAGACGGCTGTGTAG